The following coding sequences lie in one Komagataeibacter sucrofermentans DSM 15973 genomic window:
- a CDS encoding GlxA family transcriptional regulator: protein MTRSIGFVLYPDFQLLDAAGPATAFELAGRISGQDHDLKMLSRHGGLVQSSSKIAVQTLPLDAADVFDTLITVGGEGHGTAMHCADLRAFLQRHGGRTRRMCSVCSGAFVLAAAGLLQGRRVTTHWQQAQKFSHMFADIRLEPDAIFIHDGPVWTSAGISAGIDLALALITQDHGEDVARQTARQMVVFHRRPGGQSQFSALLEMEGGAARFDTLLGWIRAHLSQRLTVEVLAERMAMSPRHFSRAFQASVGTSPAKAVERLRVEAAHERIVHSAIPIEAIAITTGFHDPERMRRAFVRVFGLPPQAIRRAAR from the coding sequence ATGACCCGTTCCATCGGCTTTGTGCTCTACCCCGATTTCCAGCTACTTGATGCCGCCGGGCCTGCCACGGCGTTCGAGCTTGCCGGGCGTATCAGCGGGCAGGATCATGACCTGAAAATGCTGTCACGCCATGGCGGGCTGGTGCAGTCCTCTTCCAAAATCGCGGTGCAGACCCTGCCGCTTGATGCGGCGGACGTGTTTGACACCCTCATCACCGTTGGTGGCGAAGGCCACGGCACGGCCATGCACTGCGCGGACCTGCGCGCCTTCCTGCAACGCCACGGGGGCCGCACGCGCCGCATGTGCAGTGTATGCTCGGGTGCGTTCGTGCTGGCCGCCGCAGGCCTGCTGCAGGGCCGGCGCGTCACCACGCATTGGCAGCAGGCGCAGAAATTCAGTCATATGTTTGCCGATATCAGGCTCGAGCCTGACGCCATTTTCATCCATGATGGCCCTGTCTGGACCTCAGCTGGCATCAGTGCGGGCATTGACCTTGCACTCGCGCTGATAACCCAGGACCACGGGGAAGATGTTGCCCGCCAGACAGCGCGGCAGATGGTTGTCTTTCACCGCCGCCCCGGCGGGCAATCACAGTTTTCAGCCCTGCTGGAAATGGAAGGAGGAGCCGCCCGTTTTGACACCCTTCTGGGCTGGATACGCGCCCACCTGTCGCAACGCCTGACAGTAGAGGTGCTGGCGGAGCGGATGGCCATGAGCCCACGCCATTTTTCCCGCGCGTTTCAGGCCTCGGTCGGAACCAGTCCGGCAAAGGCTGTTGAACGCCTGCGTGTGGAGGCGGCGCATGAACGGATCGTGCATTCCGCCATACCAATCGAGGCCATTGCGATCACCACGGGATTTCATGACCCCGAGCGCATGCGGCGGGCGTTCGTGCGTGTGTTCGGCTTGCCGCCACAGGCAATCCGTCGTGCGGCGCGATGA
- a CDS encoding DMT family transporter, which produces MKNTGLSAGMMLAFAAYASFSISDAYSKLLAGQIDPFEVAFFGGVFGLLLIPFIRGKNESYRDLFVVRNPMMWLVRAASTFAATAASVEAFMLLPMPEAFSLIFLMPLFVTVLSVVLLREKVSTLGWLSVIVGFIGVLIVLRPGLRALQFGHLCALISAVANAVGVIAYRLSGRDTPRLSMFSSSLCGPLLGNGVLMVAHASWPQGGTIWMFLFGYGFLAALGQLLMMMSATRATASAIALPQYSQMLWAVAFSFYVFHEQPDDWTFVGIAVITASGLFKWAYPRLIGRMIPMQRHEAAQPL; this is translated from the coding sequence ATGAAGAATACCGGTCTTTCGGCGGGCATGATGCTGGCGTTTGCGGCATACGCTTCGTTTTCGATCAGTGATGCCTATTCCAAGCTGCTGGCAGGCCAGATCGACCCGTTTGAGGTCGCGTTTTTCGGCGGTGTCTTTGGCCTGCTGCTCATCCCCTTCATCCGGGGCAAAAACGAATCCTACCGTGACCTGTTCGTGGTGCGCAATCCCATGATGTGGCTGGTGCGGGCTGCCTCCACCTTTGCCGCCACGGCGGCGAGCGTCGAGGCCTTCATGCTCCTGCCCATGCCGGAAGCCTTTTCGCTCATTTTCCTCATGCCGCTTTTCGTCACCGTCCTCTCGGTCGTGCTGCTGCGGGAAAAAGTGTCCACGCTGGGGTGGCTGTCGGTCATCGTGGGCTTTATCGGCGTGCTGATCGTGCTGCGGCCCGGTCTGCGCGCGTTGCAGTTCGGGCATCTGTGCGCCCTGATCTCGGCTGTGGCGAATGCCGTGGGCGTCATTGCCTACCGCCTGTCGGGCCGCGACACGCCGCGCCTGTCCATGTTCAGTTCCAGCCTGTGCGGTCCCCTTCTGGGCAATGGCGTGCTGATGGTGGCCCATGCAAGCTGGCCGCAGGGCGGCACGATATGGATGTTCCTGTTCGGCTACGGCTTTCTGGCCGCACTGGGGCAGTTGCTGATGATGATGTCCGCCACCCGCGCCACCGCAAGCGCCATCGCCCTGCCACAATACAGCCAGATGCTGTGGGCCGTGGCCTTCAGTTTCTATGTCTTTCATGAGCAGCCTGATGACTGGACCTTTGTGGGCATTGCGGTCATTACCGCATCGGGTCTGTTCAAATGGGCCTATCCGCGCCTGATCGGCAGGATGATACCCATGCAGCGCCATGAGGCTGCGCAACCCTTATAA
- a CDS encoding alpha/beta hydrolase, which produces MRQYSSFMITTLSCCAFMPAVACAHDRLHQDRPAVSTDAGQNERIFTLPLKDGGQLRVLSAAPARPRATLVMLPGGAGDVGVEPDGSIRHGNNFVVRTRGLWNLRGYAVLIPDTRDHASLRGQRSSATYARVVADLVAFAHRQGSQAVFVLGTSQGSIAAVNGAAHAPAGSIAGVVLTESVSVMGGSRETVFSADPQNIRAPVLVVANRDDRCNVAPPQAARQIADAMMASRDVRVLMVAGGTTRSKKACGSLSPHGYFGIEDQVIDAISQWLDAHAG; this is translated from the coding sequence ATGAGACAATACTCCAGCTTCATGATCACCACGCTCTCCTGTTGCGCATTCATGCCAGCCGTGGCGTGCGCGCATGATCGCCTTCATCAGGATAGGCCAGCCGTCAGCACGGACGCAGGCCAGAACGAGCGGATTTTCACCCTGCCGCTGAAGGATGGAGGACAGTTACGGGTGCTCTCTGCCGCCCCGGCCAGACCGCGGGCAACCCTCGTCATGCTACCTGGCGGGGCGGGTGATGTCGGCGTTGAACCAGATGGCAGCATCCGGCACGGCAACAACTTTGTCGTACGCACGCGCGGCCTGTGGAACTTGCGGGGTTATGCCGTGCTCATTCCCGATACGCGTGACCATGCCAGCCTCAGGGGCCAACGCAGTTCTGCCACCTATGCCCGCGTTGTCGCGGATCTCGTCGCTTTTGCGCACCGGCAGGGGTCTCAAGCGGTTTTTGTGCTTGGCACGAGCCAGGGCAGCATCGCGGCCGTCAATGGCGCGGCCCATGCGCCGGCAGGCAGCATTGCCGGTGTCGTGCTGACGGAATCCGTGTCCGTCATGGGAGGCAGCAGGGAAACGGTTTTCAGCGCCGACCCGCAAAACATACGGGCACCCGTTCTGGTCGTGGCCAACCGCGATGACCGTTGCAACGTGGCGCCACCCCAGGCTGCCCGACAGATCGCAGATGCCATGATGGCAAGCCGGGACGTGCGGGTGCTGATGGTGGCGGGTGGCACCACCCGATCGAAAAAAGCCTGCGGCTCACTAAGTCCGCACGGCTATTTCGGTATTGAAGATCAGGTAATTGACGCCATCAGCCAATGGCTCGATGCCCATGCCGGATGA